One region of Streptomyces leeuwenhoekii genomic DNA includes:
- a CDS encoding SRPBCC family protein gives MAEHTSSSITIEAAPADVMGVIADFARYPDWTGEVKEAEVLSADERGRAEQVRLVMDAGAIKDDQTLAYTWTGDHEVSWTLVKSQMLRSLDGSYLLKPAGEGATEVTYRLTVDVKIPMLGMIKRKAEKVIIDRALAGLKKRVESGAR, from the coding sequence ATGGCGGAACACACCAGCTCGAGCATCACCATCGAGGCGGCACCGGCCGACGTCATGGGAGTGATCGCCGACTTCGCCCGCTACCCCGACTGGACCGGCGAGGTGAAGGAGGCCGAGGTCCTCTCGGCCGACGAGCGGGGCCGGGCCGAGCAGGTCCGGCTCGTCATGGACGCCGGCGCCATCAAGGACGACCAGACGCTCGCCTACACCTGGACCGGCGACCACGAGGTCTCCTGGACGCTGGTGAAGTCCCAGATGCTGCGCAGCCTGGACGGCTCCTACCTGCTGAAGCCGGCCGGCGAGGGCGCCACCGAGGTCACCTACCGGCTCACCGTCGACGTCAAGATCCCGATGCTCGGCATGATCAAGCGGAAGGCCGAGAAGGTCATCATCGACCGGGCGCTGGCGGGGCTGAAGAAGCGCGTGGAGTCGGGCGCGCGGTAA
- a CDS encoding lysophospholipid acyltransferase family protein encodes MKVTIGGPLKLAFRPWVEGLENVPAEGPAILASNHLSFSDSFFLPAVLDRKVTFIAKAEYFTTPGIKGRLTAAFFKGVGQLPVDRSGARGAGEAAIKSGIEVLERGELFGIYPEGTRSPDGRLYRGKPGGLARVALATGAPVLPVAMIDTEKIQPPGKVVPKLMRPGIRIGRPLDFSRYQGMEHDRFVLRAVTDEVMYEIMKLSGQEYVDMYATAMKRQLADAAKAEKEASKAAKAAFAQAEKDQAEKDQAAEERVENEQP; translated from the coding sequence ATGAAGGTCACCATCGGGGGTCCGCTGAAGCTTGCCTTCCGGCCCTGGGTGGAGGGCCTCGAGAACGTCCCCGCCGAGGGCCCGGCGATCCTGGCGAGCAATCATCTGTCGTTCTCCGACTCGTTCTTCCTGCCCGCCGTCCTCGACCGCAAGGTCACCTTCATCGCCAAGGCCGAGTACTTCACCACGCCCGGCATCAAGGGGCGGCTGACCGCGGCGTTCTTCAAGGGGGTCGGCCAGCTTCCGGTGGACCGCTCCGGTGCGCGGGGCGCCGGCGAGGCCGCGATCAAGAGCGGCATCGAGGTCCTGGAGCGCGGCGAGCTGTTCGGCATCTACCCGGAGGGCACCCGCTCGCCCGACGGGCGCCTGTACCGCGGCAAGCCGGGCGGCCTCGCGCGCGTGGCGCTCGCCACCGGCGCCCCCGTCCTCCCGGTCGCCATGATCGACACCGAGAAGATCCAGCCGCCCGGGAAGGTCGTCCCGAAACTGATGCGGCCGGGCATCCGCATCGGCAGGCCCCTGGACTTCAGCCGCTACCAGGGCATGGAGCACGACCGCTTCGTGCTCCGCGCGGTGACCGACGAGGTCATGTACGAGATCATGAAGCTGTCCGGCCAGGAGTACGTCGACATGTACGCGACCGCCATGAAGCGGCAGCTCGCGGACGCGGCGAAGGCCGAGAAGGAGGCGAGCAAGGCGGCGAAGGCCGCGTTCGCCCAGGCCGAGAAGGACCAGGCCGAGAAGGACCAGGCGGCAGAGGAACGCGTGGAGAACGAGCAGCCCTAG
- a CDS encoding endonuclease/exonuclease/phosphatase family protein codes for MANATELLPGSRTEDDGSAVVRVLSYNIRSLRDDTAALARVIGACAPDLVLVQEAPRFFRWRKKLARLAAASGLVVLTGGATAAGPAILCSLRATVERTEDVLLPLTPGLHRRGFATAVVRFGGARLGVLSCHLSLQSDERYVQGGLLLDRIAAMGVEHVVAGGDLNERPGGRTFRRLAEGLQDCWETAPWGGEHTSTPADPRRRIDAVFASPGIEVLGCGVPLGTPGVSEGDLRAATDHLPVLAALRVPAA; via the coding sequence ATGGCGAACGCGACCGAGTTGCTCCCCGGCTCCCGCACGGAAGACGACGGTTCCGCCGTCGTCCGCGTCCTCAGCTACAACATCCGCTCCCTGCGCGACGACACCGCCGCCCTCGCCCGGGTGATCGGCGCCTGCGCCCCGGATCTGGTCCTGGTGCAGGAGGCGCCCCGCTTCTTCCGCTGGCGCAAGAAGCTCGCCCGGCTCGCCGCCGCGTCGGGGCTGGTGGTCCTCACCGGCGGGGCCACGGCGGCCGGCCCGGCGATCCTCTGCTCGCTGCGCGCCACCGTCGAGCGCACCGAGGACGTGCTCCTGCCGCTCACCCCGGGCCTGCACCGGCGGGGCTTCGCGACGGCCGTCGTCCGCTTCGGGGGCGCCCGGCTCGGCGTGCTGAGCTGCCATCTGTCGCTGCAGAGCGACGAGCGGTACGTCCAGGGCGGTCTGCTGCTCGACCGGATCGCCGCGATGGGGGTCGAGCACGTGGTCGCCGGCGGCGACCTGAACGAGCGGCCCGGCGGGCGCACGTTCCGCCGCCTCGCCGAGGGGCTGCAGGACTGCTGGGAGACGGCGCCCTGGGGCGGCGAGCACACCTCCACGCCCGCCGACCCCCGCCGGCGCATCGACGCCGTCTTCGCCTCCCCGGGCATCGAGGTCCTCGGCTGCGGGGTGCCGCTGGGCACCCCCGGGGTGAGCGAGGGGGACCTGCGGGCGGCCACGGACCACCTGCCGGTGCTGGCCGCGCTCAGGGTCCCCGCGGCCTAG
- a CDS encoding alpha/beta hydrolase, protein MPVLPGAEPYRHQGGDAGVLLCHGFTGSPQSLRPWARYLAAREVTVALPLLPGHGTRWEDMQPTGWQDWYAEVDRELRALRERCSRVFVAGLSMGGALALRLAARHGDAVDGVIVVNPANKVHGLSAYALPVARHLVRTTRGIASDIAKPGAAELGYDRVPLHAAHSLRRFFRLVDGELPRVTQPLLLLRSPQDHVVPPADSARILGRVSSTDVTEILLEQSYHVATLDHDAERIFEESASFIGRLAPGAVREPEPGLGKEGATTGG, encoded by the coding sequence GTGCCGGTCCTCCCCGGAGCCGAGCCGTACCGCCACCAGGGCGGTGACGCCGGCGTCCTGCTCTGTCACGGCTTCACCGGTTCCCCGCAGTCGCTGCGCCCCTGGGCGCGGTACCTCGCCGCGCGGGAGGTGACCGTCGCCCTGCCGCTGCTGCCCGGGCACGGCACTCGCTGGGAGGACATGCAGCCGACCGGCTGGCAGGACTGGTACGCGGAGGTGGACCGCGAGCTGCGCGCCCTGCGCGAGCGCTGCTCGCGCGTCTTCGTGGCCGGACTGTCCATGGGCGGCGCCCTGGCGCTGCGGCTGGCCGCGCGGCACGGGGACGCGGTCGACGGCGTGATCGTCGTCAACCCGGCGAACAAGGTGCACGGCCTGTCCGCCTACGCCCTGCCGGTCGCCCGCCATCTCGTCCGTACGACCAGGGGCATCGCCAGCGACATCGCCAAGCCGGGCGCCGCCGAGCTCGGTTACGACCGGGTGCCGCTGCACGCGGCCCACTCGCTGCGCCGCTTCTTCCGCCTCGTCGACGGCGAGCTGCCGCGGGTCACCCAGCCGCTGCTGCTCCTGCGCAGCCCCCAGGACCATGTGGTGCCGCCGGCCGACTCGGCCCGTATCCTCGGCCGCGTCTCCTCGACGGACGTGACGGAGATCCTGCTGGAACAGAGCTACCACGTCGCGACGTTGGACCATGACGCCGAGCGGATCTTCGAGGAGAGCGCCTCGTTCATCGGCCGGCTCGCGCCCGGTGCCGTCAGGGAGCCGGAGCCCGGTCTCGGCAAGGAAGGGGCGACCACCGGTGGCTGA
- a CDS encoding metallophosphoesterase family protein has product MAPAPPGKPATRVHVVSDVHGNARDLARAGEGADALVCLGDLVLFLDYADHSRGIFPDLFGVENADRIVELRTARRFAEAREFQARLWASLDGDRPAVIEKAVRKQYAELFAAFPTPTYATYGNVDMPPLWREYARPGTTVLDGERVEIGGRVFGFVGGGLRTPMRTPYEISDEEYAAKIEAVGEVDVLCTHIPPEVPELVYDTVARRFERGSRALLDAIRRTRPKYALFGHVHQPLARRMRIGTTECVNVGHFAATGKPWVLTW; this is encoded by the coding sequence ATGGCACCCGCACCCCCCGGAAAACCGGCCACCCGCGTCCATGTCGTCAGCGACGTGCACGGCAACGCCCGTGACCTGGCCCGCGCCGGTGAGGGCGCCGACGCCCTGGTCTGCCTCGGGGACCTCGTGCTCTTCCTCGACTACGCCGACCACTCGCGCGGCATCTTCCCCGACCTGTTCGGCGTGGAGAACGCCGACCGCATCGTCGAGCTGCGCACCGCCCGCCGCTTCGCGGAGGCGCGCGAGTTCCAGGCCCGGCTGTGGGCGAGCCTCGACGGCGACCGCCCCGCCGTCATCGAGAAGGCGGTCCGCAAGCAGTACGCCGAGCTGTTCGCCGCGTTCCCCACCCCTACGTACGCCACCTACGGCAACGTCGACATGCCGCCCCTGTGGCGCGAGTACGCCCGCCCCGGCACGACCGTCCTGGACGGGGAGCGGGTGGAGATCGGCGGCCGGGTCTTCGGCTTCGTCGGCGGCGGACTGCGCACCCCGATGCGCACCCCGTACGAGATCTCCGACGAGGAGTACGCGGCCAAGATCGAGGCGGTCGGCGAGGTCGACGTGCTGTGCACGCACATCCCGCCGGAGGTGCCGGAGCTGGTGTACGACACGGTGGCGCGCCGCTTCGAGCGGGGCAGCCGGGCGCTGCTGGACGCCATCCGCCGCACCCGGCCGAAGTACGCGCTGTTCGGGCACGTGCACCAGCCCCTGGCGCGGCGCATGCGGATCGGGACGACCGAGTGCGTCAACGTCGGCCACTTCGCCGCCACGGGCAAGCCGTGGGTGCTCACGTGGTGA
- the macS gene encoding MacS family sensor histidine kinase, which produces MARRESVRRMSVEQPLWHALTAYRVLTMVYAIGLFATAYQEFTRPWLAVAYYAVLSVWTLATLPRVAGAAGCTKRFLAADLAIALTGILLTPLADTHERITAGGPTLPSIWTAGSVLAFAIKGGWRWAALASTLVAAANLIERGAPARDTVHNVILVWVASIAIGYVVEVARASERTLARALEIEAATRERERLARDIHDGVLQVLAMVQRRGAVLGGEAAELGRLAGEQEVALRTLVSKGVAPAPRVPASPPPAARGSRGAAGRAVAETGEDGDGPVDLRALLAPYAGSRVSLAEPGAPVLLAPAAAREVAAAVGAALDNVRAHAGEQARAWLLVEDEPDEVIVTVRDDGPGIPEGRLAQAEGEGRLGVALSIRGRLRDLGGSAELISVPGQGTEVELKVPKHAKDTRGKAER; this is translated from the coding sequence ATGGCCAGGCGCGAGTCGGTCAGGAGGATGTCGGTCGAGCAGCCGCTGTGGCACGCGCTCACCGCGTACCGGGTGCTCACGATGGTGTACGCCATCGGCCTGTTCGCCACCGCGTACCAGGAGTTCACCCGCCCCTGGCTGGCCGTCGCCTACTACGCCGTGCTGTCCGTGTGGACGCTGGCCACCCTCCCCAGGGTCGCGGGCGCGGCCGGCTGCACCAAGCGCTTCCTCGCCGCCGACCTGGCCATCGCCCTCACCGGCATCCTGCTCACCCCCCTCGCCGACACCCACGAGCGGATCACGGCGGGCGGCCCGACCCTGCCCTCGATATGGACCGCCGGGTCCGTGCTGGCCTTCGCCATCAAGGGCGGCTGGCGCTGGGCCGCCCTCGCCTCCACCCTCGTCGCCGCCGCCAACCTGATCGAGCGCGGCGCCCCGGCCCGTGACACCGTGCACAACGTCATCCTGGTCTGGGTGGCCTCCATCGCCATCGGGTACGTCGTCGAGGTCGCCCGCGCCTCCGAGCGCACCCTCGCCCGCGCCCTGGAGATCGAGGCCGCCACCCGGGAGCGCGAGCGGCTCGCCCGCGACATCCACGACGGCGTGCTCCAGGTGCTGGCCATGGTGCAGCGGCGCGGCGCCGTCCTCGGCGGTGAGGCGGCCGAGCTGGGGCGGCTGGCCGGCGAGCAGGAGGTGGCGCTGCGCACGCTGGTCTCCAAGGGCGTGGCGCCCGCCCCCCGGGTGCCGGCGTCCCCGCCGCCCGCCGCCCGCGGGTCCCGGGGCGCCGCCGGGCGGGCCGTCGCGGAGACCGGCGAGGACGGGGACGGCCCCGTCGATCTGCGGGCCCTGCTCGCCCCGTACGCCGGTTCGCGCGTGAGCCTCGCCGAGCCCGGGGCGCCCGTCCTGCTGGCGCCGGCCGCGGCCCGCGAGGTCGCCGCGGCCGTCGGCGCCGCCCTGGACAACGTCCGCGCGCACGCCGGGGAGCAGGCCCGCGCGTGGCTCCTGGTCGAGGACGAACCGGACGAAGTGATCGTCACCGTACGGGACGACGGGCCCGGCATCCCGGAGGGCCGGCTCGCGCAGGCCGAGGGCGAGGGGCGGCTGGGGGTGGCCCTGTCGATCCGCGGCCGGCTGCGCGACCTCGGCGGCAGCGCGGAGCTGATCTCGGTACCGGGGCAGGGCACGGAAGTGGAACTGAAAGTACCCAAGCACGCGAAGGACACACGGGGGAAGGCGGAGCGGTGA
- a CDS encoding response regulator, with translation MAQTTRERRDAIKVMVVDDHPMWRDAVARDLSESGFEVVATAGDGDQAVRRARAAAPDVLVLDLNLPGKPGVQVCKEVVAADPGIRVLVLSASGEHADVLEAVKSGATGYLLKSASTEELQDAVRRTAAGDPVFTPGLAGLVLGEYRRLASEPAPAPDTESPKAPRLTERETEVLRLVAKGLSYKQIAERLVISHRTVQNHVQNTLGKLQLHNRVELVRYAIERGLDDA, from the coding sequence ATGGCGCAGACCACGCGGGAGCGACGGGACGCGATCAAGGTGATGGTGGTCGACGACCACCCGATGTGGCGCGACGCGGTCGCCCGCGACCTGTCCGAGTCCGGCTTCGAGGTCGTCGCCACCGCGGGCGACGGCGACCAGGCGGTGCGCCGCGCCCGGGCGGCCGCGCCGGACGTCCTGGTGCTCGACCTGAACCTGCCCGGCAAGCCCGGCGTTCAGGTCTGCAAGGAGGTCGTCGCCGCCGACCCGGGGATCCGCGTCCTGGTGCTGTCGGCGAGCGGCGAGCACGCGGACGTGCTGGAGGCGGTGAAGTCGGGGGCGACCGGCTATCTGCTGAAGTCGGCCTCCACGGAGGAGCTGCAGGACGCGGTGCGCCGCACCGCCGCCGGCGACCCGGTGTTCACCCCGGGCCTGGCCGGCCTGGTCCTCGGCGAGTACCGCCGGCTCGCCTCCGAACCGGCGCCCGCGCCGGACACCGAGAGCCCCAAGGCGCCGCGGCTGACCGAGCGGGAGACCGAGGTGCTCCGCCTGGTCGCCAAGGGCCTGAGCTACAAGCAGATCGCCGAGCGGCTGGTCATCTCCCACCGCACGGTGCAGAACCACGTGCAGAACACCCTCGGCAAGCTCCAGTTGCACAACCGCGTGGAGCTGGTGCGGTACGCGATCGAGCGCGGACTCGACGACGCGTAG
- a CDS encoding DUF5304 domain-containing protein: MSEELPPPGSARDETADEVPAADADAWAAACAEDLQAEQARRRARYGPPPGSAAEELRKLVDTVADKLSGLQSPLLGAVAGPAAQQVVRQVVQQAKAAVEPVIERNPDVFDHLAAAGGELLAAYRSAVQAQERRWTGRDDETRARDERRDGDGGTGPGERIDLD, from the coding sequence ATGAGCGAAGAGCTCCCCCCGCCCGGCTCCGCCCGGGACGAGACGGCCGACGAGGTGCCGGCGGCCGACGCCGACGCGTGGGCGGCCGCGTGCGCGGAGGACCTCCAGGCCGAGCAGGCCCGCCGCCGCGCCCGGTACGGCCCGCCGCCCGGGTCGGCGGCGGAGGAACTGCGCAAGCTGGTCGACACCGTCGCCGACAAGCTCTCCGGGCTCCAGTCGCCGCTGCTCGGCGCGGTCGCCGGGCCCGCCGCCCAGCAGGTGGTGCGGCAGGTCGTCCAGCAGGCCAAGGCCGCCGTCGAGCCGGTCATCGAGCGCAACCCGGACGTCTTCGACCACCTGGCGGCGGCCGGCGGGGAGCTGCTCGCCGCCTACCGCTCGGCCGTCCAGGCCCAGGAGCGGCGCTGGACGGGCCGCGACGACGAGACCCGCGCCCGGGACGAGCGCCGCGACGGCGACGGTGGCACCGGCCCCGGGGAACGTATCGACCTGGACTGA
- a CDS encoding ROK family glucokinase: MGLTIGVDIGGTKIAAGVVDEEGNILSTFKVPTPTTPEAIVDAIASAVEGARAGHEIVGVGIGAAGYVNRQRSTVYFAPNIDWRNEPLKEKVEARVGLPVVVENDANAAAWGEYRFGAGKGHRNVICITLGTGLGGGIIIGNKLRRGHFGVAAEFGHIRMVPDGLLCGCGSQGCWEQYASGRALVRYAKQRANATPEQADVLLGLGDGTPDGIEGKHISMAARQGCPVAVDSYRELARWVGAGLADLASLFDPSAFIVGGGLSDEGELVLGPIRKSYKRWLVGGNWRPVADVLAAQLGNKAGLVGAADLAREPDPIM; this comes from the coding sequence ATGGGACTCACCATCGGCGTCGACATCGGCGGCACGAAGATCGCGGCCGGCGTGGTCGACGAGGAAGGCAACATCCTCTCGACCTTCAAGGTGCCGACCCCCACCACGCCCGAGGCCATCGTGGACGCCATCGCCTCGGCGGTGGAGGGCGCACGCGCGGGGCACGAGATCGTCGGCGTGGGCATCGGCGCCGCCGGCTACGTCAACCGCCAGCGGTCGACGGTGTACTTCGCGCCGAACATCGACTGGCGCAACGAGCCGCTGAAGGAGAAGGTCGAGGCGCGCGTGGGCCTCCCGGTCGTCGTGGAGAACGACGCCAACGCGGCGGCCTGGGGCGAGTACCGGTTCGGTGCCGGCAAGGGCCACCGGAACGTCATCTGCATCACGCTCGGCACCGGCCTCGGCGGCGGCATCATCATCGGCAACAAGCTGCGCCGCGGCCACTTCGGCGTGGCCGCCGAGTTCGGCCACATCCGCATGGTGCCCGACGGCCTGCTGTGCGGCTGCGGCTCGCAGGGCTGCTGGGAGCAGTACGCCTCCGGCCGCGCCCTGGTGCGCTACGCCAAGCAGCGCGCCAACGCCACCCCCGAGCAGGCCGACGTCCTGCTCGGCCTCGGCGACGGCACCCCCGACGGCATCGAGGGCAAGCACATCTCCATGGCCGCCCGGCAGGGCTGCCCGGTCGCCGTCGACTCCTACCGCGAGCTGGCCCGCTGGGTCGGCGCGGGCCTGGCCGACCTGGCCTCCCTCTTCGATCCGTCCGCCTTCATCGTCGGCGGCGGCCTGTCCGACGAGGGCGAGCTGGTCCTCGGCCCGATCCGCAAGTCCTACAAGCGCTGGCTGGTCGGCGGCAACTGGCGTCCGGTGGCCGACGTCCTCGCCGCCCAGCTCGGCAACAAGGCCGGTCTGGTGGGCGCGGCGGACCTGGCCCGGGAGCCCGACCCGATCATGTAG
- a CDS encoding 2-hydroxyacid dehydrogenase: protein MEILAFGVQADEKPLIEQAFRGRHDVRCLDVFLTEDTAPIAAGHEIVSTSVNADLGPRVLETLAAGGTRLVAQRSTGFNNIDLKTAERLGLTIARVSYYSPYSVAEFAWTLAMAVNRRIVRASTRTRDFDFRLDGLMGRDMHGRTAGILGTGKIGEAFARIAHGFGMRLLGWDVAENPACMELGMRYLPKEQLLAESDLVSLHVPLMPETRHLIDADALKTMKDDAILVNSSRGGLVDTAALVGELRAGRFTGVGLDVYEAEAGLFFLDKSLQAVEDDTLARLVTFPNVLVTSHQAYYTEDAVGQIVEATVKNVLDYRAGRRSENVLVPRS, encoded by the coding sequence GTGGAGATCCTCGCCTTCGGCGTGCAGGCCGACGAGAAGCCGCTGATCGAGCAGGCGTTCCGGGGGCGGCACGACGTGCGCTGCCTGGACGTCTTCCTCACCGAGGACACCGCCCCCATCGCGGCCGGCCACGAGATCGTCTCGACCTCCGTCAACGCCGACCTCGGCCCGCGCGTCCTGGAGACCCTGGCGGCGGGCGGCACCCGCCTGGTCGCCCAGCGCTCCACCGGTTTCAACAACATCGACCTGAAGACGGCCGAACGCCTCGGCCTGACGATCGCCCGGGTGTCGTACTACTCCCCGTACTCGGTCGCCGAGTTCGCCTGGACGCTCGCCATGGCCGTCAACCGCCGCATCGTGCGGGCCTCCACCCGCACCCGCGACTTCGACTTCCGGCTCGACGGGCTCATGGGCCGCGACATGCACGGCCGCACCGCCGGGATCCTCGGCACCGGCAAGATCGGCGAGGCGTTCGCCCGGATCGCGCACGGCTTCGGCATGCGGCTGCTCGGCTGGGACGTCGCCGAGAACCCCGCCTGCATGGAGCTCGGCATGCGCTACCTCCCCAAGGAACAGCTCCTGGCCGAGTCCGACCTGGTCAGCCTGCACGTTCCGCTGATGCCGGAGACCCGGCACCTGATCGACGCGGACGCCCTGAAGACGATGAAGGACGACGCGATCCTGGTGAACTCCAGCCGCGGCGGCCTGGTCGACACCGCCGCCCTGGTCGGGGAGCTGCGCGCCGGCCGCTTCACGGGCGTGGGCCTCGACGTGTACGAGGCCGAGGCGGGCCTGTTCTTCCTCGACAAGTCCCTCCAGGCCGTCGAGGACGACACCCTGGCCCGCCTCGTCACCTTCCCCAACGTCCTCGTCACCTCGCACCAGGCGTACTACACCGAGGACGCCGTCGGCCAGATCGTCGAGGCCACGGTGAAGAACGTCCTGGACTACCGGGCGGGCCGCCGCTCGGAGAACGTGCTGGTGCCGCGGAGCTGA
- a CDS encoding ArsA family ATPase yields the protein MRTLLITGPGGSGRTTVAAATALAAARAGTRTLLLGADRDDTLGAALGTPTGPEPVSAAPHLTAWRPDAAQGFRDDLAALQDRAASALDLLGATRLDPEELTPLPGAEELALLRALRDGALAGRHDLLVVDLPAAPRALALLALPGELRRYLRRLLPPERQAARALRPVLGRLAGVPMPAESLYENAARWDAELGATEAVLADRSTAVRLVAEPGPAGADAVRTTVLGLALRGLPVEALLANRVLPEDTPADGWLAGPVAQQRKTLEEWQEAYDVRRVAHLGRDPRGADDLAALAVPGAGPQASPVEWPVTDRIADDGVLVWHIPLPGARREDLDLVRRGDELVVTAGPFRRIVPLPSALRRCTVDGAALRDGELRVRFAPDPALWPRTR from the coding sequence ATGCGCACCCTCCTGATCACGGGCCCGGGCGGCAGCGGTCGTACGACCGTCGCGGCCGCCACCGCACTGGCCGCCGCCCGTGCGGGCACCCGCACCCTGCTCCTCGGCGCCGACCGCGACGACACCCTCGGTGCCGCCCTCGGGACGCCGACCGGGCCCGAGCCCGTGTCCGCCGCGCCGCACCTCACCGCCTGGCGGCCCGACGCCGCCCAGGGCTTCCGCGACGACCTCGCCGCCCTCCAGGACCGCGCCGCCTCCGCCCTCGACCTGCTCGGCGCCACCCGCCTGGACCCCGAGGAGCTCACCCCGCTGCCCGGCGCCGAGGAACTCGCCCTGCTGCGCGCGCTGCGCGACGGCGCCCTCGCCGGCCGGCACGACCTGCTCGTCGTCGACCTCCCGGCCGCCCCGCGCGCGCTCGCCCTGCTCGCCCTGCCCGGGGAACTGCGCCGTTATCTGCGCCGGCTGCTGCCCCCGGAGCGGCAGGCGGCCCGCGCCCTGCGCCCGGTCCTCGGCCGGCTCGCCGGGGTCCCCATGCCCGCCGAGTCGCTGTACGAGAACGCCGCCCGCTGGGACGCCGAACTCGGCGCGACCGAGGCGGTCCTCGCCGACCGCAGCACCGCCGTCCGGCTGGTCGCCGAACCCGGCCCCGCCGGCGCCGACGCCGTGCGCACCACCGTCCTCGGCCTCGCCCTGCGCGGACTGCCCGTCGAAGCCCTCCTCGCCAACCGGGTCCTGCCCGAGGACACCCCCGCCGACGGCTGGCTCGCCGGCCCCGTCGCCCAGCAGCGCAAAACCCTGGAGGAGTGGCAGGAGGCGTACGACGTACGCCGCGTCGCCCACCTCGGGCGCGACCCGCGCGGCGCGGACGACCTCGCCGCCCTCGCCGTGCCCGGCGCCGGCCCGCAGGCGTCCCCGGTGGAGTGGCCCGTCACCGACCGGATCGCCGACGACGGCGTCCTGGTCTGGCACATCCCGCTGCCCGGCGCCCGGCGCGAGGACCTGGACCTCGTCCGGCGCGGCGACGAACTGGTCGTCACCGCCGGTCCCTTCCGCCGGATCGTCCCGCTGCCCTCCGCGCTGCGCCGCTGCACCGTCGACGGGGCCGCCCTGCGCGACGGGGAGCTGAGGGTGCGCTTCGCGCCCGACCCCGCGCTGTGGCCGCGGACCCGGTGA